The genomic DNA CATGGGCCGCTACGAGGAGGCGTTACCCCTGTACCGGCGATCGTTGGCGATTTGTGAGCAGGAATTGGGGGCAAACCATCCCGACACCGCCACCAGTTTGAACAATTTGGCGGGATTGTACAAGTCCATGGGCCGCTACGAGGAGGCTGAGCCATATTATCTCCAAGCTGTGTCAGTTTTCGCCCAAACTCTCGGTTCAGAGCACCCCAACACCAACACAGTCTTCAACAACTTTGCAACCTTCCTCCAAACCGTCATCACCGAAAACCAAACCGCCCAACTCTCCGACCACCCCCTCACCCAACACCTCCTCCAAGCCCTCCAAAGCTCTACTTCCGAAACCCGATGAAGTTACCCAACGGCCATCAAGCCATCATTCCTCGCCAAAAATTAACTCTATACTGCCTAAACCCCGAACACTCTTCTGGCAAACATAAAGCCAGAGTTTTCAAAGCAATCTTGGGAATCACAGCCCAAAATGTAGAAACGCTAGAAACACTGATTCAACAAGCTGCCCTTGAAGGAGCAGTTGCCCAACAATCCCAAACCCCCTTTGGTTCTCAGTTCAAAGTCGATTGGCCAGTGCCGGGATATGAAAACGTGATTCTCAGAACCTTATGGGAAATCACTGAAATTCAACCCCAACCTCGTTTAATCTCTGCCTTTATCAAGTAAGACTACAAAAACGATGATAACTCCTCAACTTTTTGACACGATCGCCACCCTCCAACCCATCTCCCTCGATCGCCTACACCTGAGCGAACCGGAGATCGATCGTATTGGCCAACTGCCGATCGGCCAAGTCGGCACGATCGTCGAAATCTACACCACCCAACCCGAACCCCACTACCTGATCGAATTTGCCGATCCACAAGGCCGCGCCTACGCCCTAGCCACCCTCCAAGCCCAAGACTTTCTCCTCCTCCACTACGAACTTGTCGCCGCCTAGTAAATGTAGGGTGTGTTAGCGTCAGCGTAACGCACGGGTTTTGAACTTTAGATCAGGTGCGTTACATTTCATTAACGCACCCTACGATCTACTGTTATTGGATGAGGGCATCGATCGTCGTTTTGCCAAAGAACTGATCAAGCATGAAGTCAGAACTGCCCCTCAAATGGGCTGGGCGGGCATCAAAAACGGTGAACGTTTAACCCGTGCATCTGTAGAGTTTGATGTTTTTATAACCGTCGATCGCAACCTACAATTTCAGCAAAACCTCTCTCAATTTAACATGGTGATTATTGTATTAAAAGCATCTACAAATCGCTTAATTGATTTAAAGCCATTAGCTCCCAAAATCCTGTCAATTTTAGACACAGCGAATCGAGGACAAGCCACGATCGTTTCATGATGTTAATGTGTGAGCCGGCATTGGGCGCAAACCATCCCTCCACCGCCTCCAGTTTGAACGGTTTGGCGAACTTGTACCAGTCCATGGGCCGCTACGAGGAGGCGTTACCTCTGTACGGGCGTTCTGTTGAAATTTGCGCTCAAGTTCTTGGTCCCAACCATCCCAACACCCAAACCGTCCAAAAAAACCTCCAAAACTGCCAAAATCAAATGACCCGATCCCCGCCGCCATCTCCCAGTACGGGCGAAGCAAATGTAGATTAGATGGCTCTTTCGCCAATTCAACTTCTTTAGGCGCAGACAGTGATCCTAGCCACCATCATGAAAATCTACCTCGATACCAGCACCCTCAATCGCATCTTTGACGACCAAAGCCAGATTCGCATTGCCCTAGAAGCCAAAGCTGTTCAGTCCATTCTTCTGCTCCTTGAATCCCATACTGTTGATCTCTACAGTTCCGAAGCCCTCACCTATGAAATTTCCCGTAATCCCTACCCAGAACGACAAACCTTCTGTACCCAAGTTTTGCAAGCAGCTCAACACACCCAAGCCCTCAACCCTACAATTCTAGAAAGAGGACAGTTTTTGGAAACTCATCATAATCTAGGCGCGATCGATGCTCTTCACGTTGCCTGTGCCGAGCAAATGGGCGTAGATTATTTGATTACCTGCGATGATCGCTTGATTAAACGCTATCTCGGCTCTCTTACTCTCTGTAACCCCGTCCAGTTCATTCTCACCATCACCTCCCCCCATCAACCATGACCTACACCCCTCTCCCACCCTTGCCAAACTCCCAAAAAATCCGTCAGCAAGCCATCCATACCCTCATCAGCCAACTGGGCATCGCCAAAGCCAGTATCTTCCTTGGAGAACTCCTCTGGCAACCCACCGACTCCCTACAACTTAAAGACCAACTCTTCGCCACCGAAACGGTCACCAGCCTCTACGAAACTATCCTTGCCCAACGTAACGCCAAAGATCCCCAGCAAATAACTTGATTCCCTGGCTTCTTCTCCGCCCCAGTAAATGTAGGGTGTGTTAGCGTCAGCGTAACGCACGGGTTTTGAACTTTAGATAAGGTGCGTTACATTTCATTAACGCACCCTACGATCTACTGTTATTGGATGAGGGCATCGATCGTCGTTTTGCCCAAGAACTGATCAAGCATGAAGTCGGAACTGCCCCTCAAATGGGCTGGGCGGGCATCAAAAACGGTGAACGTTTAACCCGTGCATCTGTAGAATTTGATGTTTTTATAACCGTCGATCGCAACCTACAATTTCAGCAAAACCTCTCTCAATTTAACATGGTGATTAGCGTCTTTAGGCGCAGGCGGCGATCCTAGTCCTCCACCGCTACCTCTAAGCGAAGGCAAACCATCCACCGGGTAGGGGCGAAGCATTTGCGCCGTGATCTCTCTGGAAAATGCAAAAAACTATGCCGCAAATGCTTCGCCCAGCGTTGCGCCCCCGGCATTTCCCACAAACCCCAGAAATTTTCGCTGCAAATCATCCATGGGCCACGGGCAAAGCATTTCCACCCCCATTTCCCGCAAATTTCAAAGATTTTCGCGGCAAATCATGGATGGGGCATGGGCGAAGCATTTGCACCCGCATTTTTTGCACAATCCCACAGGTTTTCGCGGCAAATGCTTCGCCCCTACGATGCGCCCCCCAATTCCGGGACAGAAACCGGAGATCTCTGCCCCCGCCGCCATTCCCCTGCCGCAATCTCTCCGCTGCGCCCCAGTAACCGACACAACAGCCGTCAGACCCGATCGAGCCATGGCCGGGAACCAGTCACCATTGGCTCAAGCGGTGAATGACTTGACGGAGCACCAGAGCCGTCCAATCGATATCCGCCGCCGTGGTACTGCTGCCCAGGGTTAAGCGGATCCCCCCCAACGCATGGACCGAATCATAGCCCATGGCCAACAGCACAGGACTCGCCATGGTTTTGCCACTATTGCAGGCAGAACCGGCACTAATGCCAATACCAGCCAAATTGAGGTGATGCACCAGGGTTTTCCCCGTCAGGCGGGGGGGATCGGGGCTGTGCCAACAGAAACTGACATGGTGGGGCAAGCGGTGGTGGCGATCGCCCGTGGGCCGCAAACTGGGTTCATCCGCCAACAATTGGAACAGGCGATCGCGCAACGCGGCTAGCCGTCCTTGTTCCCCCGACAACCCCACCGCCGCCACCGCCGCCGCCGCCCCAAACCCCGCCAGAGTCGCCACCGCCTGGGTTCCCGATCGCAGTCCCCGTTCCTGGCCCCCGCCCCGCAGTCCCGGCTGCAAGGTCAGACCCGATCGCACATACAACGCCCCCGCCCCCTGGGGACCATAGATCTTATGGCTAGACAGGGACAGCAGATCCACCGGCAGAGTCTGGAGATCCAGGGGTAACCGTCCGGCCACCTGCACCGCGTCGGTGTGAAACGGAACCCCCGCCGATCGGGCGATCGCTCCCAGTTCCGCAATGGGCTGCACCGTCCCCACCTCACTTTGGCCATAAATCACCGAAATCAACGCCGTATTGGGCTGTATCGCCCCCTGGAGATCCGAGGGATTGACCCGCCCCAGGCCATCCACCCCCAGCCAAGTGACCTGCCAGCCCTGGGACTCTAGCCACCGGGCCGGTTCCGCCACCGCCGAATGCTCCACAGCGGACACAATCAAATGCTGGGGCTGATCATAGCCCTGGGCAATGCCCAAAATAGCCAGGTTATCCGCCTCCGTCCCCCCCGCCGTAAACACAATTTCCGTAGGTTCCGCCCCCACCAAGGTGGCCACCTGTTGCCGCGCCGTTTCCAGAATCAGGGCCGATCGCTGACCCCAGTGGTGCAGGCTGGAGGGATTGCCCCACTGGTCCCGCAACACGGACTGGAGGCCGTCGATCGCGGCCCCACAGGGCGGGGTGGTGGCGCTGTAATCTAGGTAAATTTGCATGGGGTCTCAAACAGGCGGGGTTGTTCCAGTCTACTAGGCTCGTGCAGCCCCGATCCCGTCTACTCGTCTCGTGCAGCCCAGATCCCCGGTTCTTCTGTGCTGCCAGTCGCAATCTTTAAACCTTGGGACAAAAACCGGGGATTTCAGCCCCCAGGGACACGATCACCTAGTTCACCAAGGCTTGGATCGCGGGGGCAACCTCCAGGGTGTAGCGATCGCCCAGCGTCTCAGTTCCCAAAGGCAACTGATCGTAGGGAATGCCCTGGAGCAGGGGGGGCGGAATGACCACCACCGTAGTGCTGCCCGCCTCCGCCAAGGTTTGCTCGATCGGAGCCAGCAAGAGAGCCGCCAAGGGAGTCAAAGCCGCGCTAGCCCCCTCCCCTTGGCTGGACTCAATCAGCTCCAACAGGGTATCGGGATTAGCCACCGCCTCCCCAAACAGGGGTTGCTCGGTAAAAACAATTTCCCCCGTGGGCAACACCGTCCAGATCCGCAGTTGGGGGGCTAGCTCCCCAGACACCTCGGCCACATTGGCCGGTAAGCGGGTGCCGATGTCATAGAACACGAGGGTGGCGTTATTGCCCTGGGCAATTTGGCGAATGGAGTCCAAGGTTAAGGGCGAGGGAGGCAGGGCTTGGATGCCCTGTTGCCACCCCTGTTGCAGCCGATAGGGCAGCGATCGCTGTTGTTCCGCCCCCAACAATGCCCCCTCCGGTTGATTCGCCGCCACTAAAGCCGATTGCAGGAGTTGATAGGCTTCCACCAGGGGATCGAGGAGGCTACCGCTGCGGAAGGAAATAAACTCCCAAATCTCAATGGCGTTTAATAAGGGGTTGGCCGCCTCTCCCGGTTTGCCTTGGATCAGGGACAGCACCGCCATATTGCGCAACGTATCCCCCTGGCCCACCAAATTCTGGCCCTGTTGCTGGGCCTCCATGGCTTCTTGGTAGGTGGTCAGGGCGCGATCGTACTCTCCCTGATCTTGATAAAGGGCACCCAGCAAATTGAGGGTTAACCCCAGTTCCTGCTGTTGGGCGCGGCGATCGCTCTCCTCCGTGATGCTGACTTGCCGCTGTCGTTCTAGGGCTTGCTCCAGATAGGTCAACGCCTGATCCAAGTTGCCTTGCTCCAAGGCCACCGCCCCTAAGCCCCGCAGCAATTGCCCCTCCGCCAAGGGCACATCCAAGGGTTGAACCAAGATCAAGGCGCGATCGTAGGTTTGCTGTGCAGCCTCCAGTTGCCCATCCTCGTAATACAGGGCTGCGATTTGGATCAATAATTGCCCCTGATCTAGGGCAGTGTCCCCAAATTCGGGGCTGGCATTTTGCACCAGGTCGAGGGCTTTTTGGTATTGGCTAATAGCCCCCGATCGATCCCCCCCATCGGCCTGCACTGCTGCCCACTGGGTCAGCACCTGAAAGGCCAGGGCCACTGCCTCAGCGGATTGGGCGGCGGCAAAGGCCCGCTCGTAGGCGGCGATCGCTGCTGGGGGCTGGCCCGCCAGGGTTTGCAATTCCCCCAAACGGCTCAAAAAAGCCGCCGCCGTAGCGGGATCCTCAGCCTCCTGGGCCACCGTCACCCCCTGCTCCAGGATACGCACCGCCTCCGGCACTGCTCCGGTTTGGGCATACAGGGTACTGAGGCGATCGAGGGTGACAATCACCTGATCCACGTTGCCCTGTTGTTTGTGGAGCGCCAGGGCTTGCTGAAAGGCTTGAATCCCGTCGGCAGGGCGGTTCATGATCCCATAGAGCGCTCCTGCATTGCTGAGGGTAATGGCTTCCTCCTCCACCTTCCCCAGTTCCCGGAACAAGACCAGGGCACGCTCCAGAAACCCCAAGGCCGCTGTGGGCTGCTCCAGACTGGTATATACCCCCCCCATGTTATTCAAGGTGCGGGCTTCCCCCAATTTGCCCTGCTCCGGGTCGGTCAAATTGAGTTGGGTGTAGGTTTCCAGGGCACTTTGGTAGGCCAGCAGGGCCGCATCCCACTCTTCCAGCCGTTCCTGCACCAAACCCACCCCATTCCAGGCTTCCCCCAACTGCACCCAATCCTGTTGGGTTTGGTAGGTGGTCACCAACTGTTCTAGGGTGGTCAACGCTCCCGCAAAGTCCCCGTCTAAATATTGCTGGGACACCCGATCGCTCAGACCCCCATTGCCATCAAAGGGATCGTCAGTTGGGGAGAGTTCCAGCCCCGGATCAGGGCGATCGTCAGCTTCCCCACCAGTCTCGCCACCAGTCTCGCCACCAGCTTCCCCACCAGCCTCGCCACCAGCCTCCCCTACGTCCTGCGTTCCTTGGGCTACAACCTCTGAAG from Prochlorothrix hollandica PCC 9006 = CALU 1027 includes the following:
- a CDS encoding tetratricopeptide repeat protein, whose translation is RAHLEVVAQELTDWVVEDEVITPMTRLAWLAQGQNRWSEAERWYGQCLDLTETRFGLSHPDTATSLNNLAELYRSMGRYEEALPLLERSLAIDKGVYGENHPEIATDLNNLALLYYSMGRYEEALPLYRRSLAICEQELGANHPDTATSLNNLAGLYKSMGRYEEAEPYYLQAVSVFAQTLGSEHPNTNTVFNNFATFLQTVITENQTAQLSDHPLTQHLLQALQSSTSETR
- a CDS encoding cysteine desulfurase family protein, which produces MQIYLDYSATTPPCGAAIDGLQSVLRDQWGNPSSLHHWGQRSALILETARQQVATLVGAEPTEIVFTAGGTEADNLAILGIAQGYDQPQHLIVSAVEHSAVAEPARWLESQGWQVTWLGVDGLGRVNPSDLQGAIQPNTALISVIYGQSEVGTVQPIAELGAIARSAGVPFHTDAVQVAGRLPLDLQTLPVDLLSLSSHKIYGPQGAGALYVRSGLTLQPGLRGGGQERGLRSGTQAVATLAGFGAAAAVAAVGLSGEQGRLAALRDRLFQLLADEPSLRPTGDRHHRLPHHVSFCWHSPDPPRLTGKTLVHHLNLAGIGISAGSACNSGKTMASPVLLAMGYDSVHALGGIRLTLGSSTTAADIDWTALVLRQVIHRLSQW
- a CDS encoding DUF4926 domain-containing protein, coding for MITPQLFDTIATLQPISLDRLHLSEPEIDRIGQLPIGQVGTIVEIYTTQPEPHYLIEFADPQGRAYALATLQAQDFLLLHYELVAA
- a CDS encoding type II toxin-antitoxin system VapC family toxin, coding for MILATIMKIYLDTSTLNRIFDDQSQIRIALEAKAVQSILLLLESHTVDLYSSEALTYEISRNPYPERQTFCTQVLQAAQHTQALNPTILERGQFLETHHNLGAIDALHVACAEQMGVDYLITCDDRLIKRYLGSLTLCNPVQFILTITSPHQP
- a CDS encoding tetratricopeptide repeat protein, which gives rise to MVPSFLPPFFSVTSLRWLRTRSQFVVGVASALVPSVGLLVAVPVVAQASWVEAALASEVVAQGTQDVGEAGGEAGGEAGGETGGETGGEADDRPDPGLELSPTDDPFDGNGGLSDRVSQQYLDGDFAGALTTLEQLVTTYQTQQDWVQLGEAWNGVGLVQERLEEWDAALLAYQSALETYTQLNLTDPEQGKLGEARTLNNMGGVYTSLEQPTAALGFLERALVLFRELGKVEEEAITLSNAGALYGIMNRPADGIQAFQQALALHKQQGNVDQVIVTLDRLSTLYAQTGAVPEAVRILEQGVTVAQEAEDPATAAAFLSRLGELQTLAGQPPAAIAAYERAFAAAQSAEAVALAFQVLTQWAAVQADGGDRSGAISQYQKALDLVQNASPEFGDTALDQGQLLIQIAALYYEDGQLEAAQQTYDRALILVQPLDVPLAEGQLLRGLGAVALEQGNLDQALTYLEQALERQRQVSITEESDRRAQQQELGLTLNLLGALYQDQGEYDRALTTYQEAMEAQQQGQNLVGQGDTLRNMAVLSLIQGKPGEAANPLLNAIEIWEFISFRSGSLLDPLVEAYQLLQSALVAANQPEGALLGAEQQRSLPYRLQQGWQQGIQALPPSPLTLDSIRQIAQGNNATLVFYDIGTRLPANVAEVSGELAPQLRIWTVLPTGEIVFTEQPLFGEAVANPDTLLELIESSQGEGASAALTPLAALLLAPIEQTLAEAGSTTVVVIPPPLLQGIPYDQLPLGTETLGDRYTLEVAPAIQALVN
- a CDS encoding DUF6883 domain-containing protein, with the translated sequence MKLPNGHQAIIPRQKLTLYCLNPEHSSGKHKARVFKAILGITAQNVETLETLIQQAALEGAVAQQSQTPFGSQFKVDWPVPGYENVILRTLWEITEIQPQPRLISAFIK
- a CDS encoding tetratricopeptide repeat protein: MCEPALGANHPSTASSLNGLANLYQSMGRYEEALPLYGRSVEICAQVLGPNHPNTQTVQKNLQNCQNQMTRSPPPSPSTGEANVD